A DNA window from Clavibacter sepedonicus contains the following coding sequences:
- a CDS encoding TetR family transcriptional regulator codes for MSRWQPDTRERLAAAALELFQSRGFAETTVPEITARAGLTTRTFFRHFADKREVLFAEEDELPALVTRIIREASPDRSPLQVVEDGFPEVVASQFAEGRDTLLARKRIIGADAGLQEREMRKVQAMQEAVRQGFAERGSDPLTAVLVAHATATVFGVSIGRWLSEGGAETDLAEVLRETLDAFRRVMTAGA; via the coding sequence ATGAGCAGATGGCAGCCGGACACGCGCGAGCGCCTAGCGGCCGCCGCGCTCGAGCTGTTCCAGAGCCGGGGCTTCGCCGAGACGACCGTGCCGGAGATCACCGCCCGCGCCGGCCTCACCACCCGCACCTTCTTCCGCCACTTCGCCGACAAGCGCGAGGTGCTGTTCGCCGAGGAGGACGAGCTGCCCGCGCTCGTGACGCGCATCATCCGCGAGGCGTCGCCCGACCGCTCCCCGCTCCAGGTCGTCGAGGACGGCTTCCCGGAGGTCGTCGCCTCCCAGTTCGCGGAGGGGCGCGACACCCTGCTCGCCCGCAAGCGCATCATCGGCGCCGACGCGGGGCTGCAGGAGCGCGAGATGCGCAAGGTGCAGGCGATGCAGGAGGCCGTGCGCCAGGGCTTCGCGGAGCGCGGGTCGGATCCGCTCACCGCCGTGCTCGTCGCCCACGCCACCGCGACGGTCTTCGGCGTCTCCATCGGCCGCTGGCTCTCCGAGGGCGGCGCCGAGACCGACCTCGCCGAGGTGCTGCGCGAGACGCTCGACGCGTTCCGTCGGGTGATGACGGCGGGCGCATGA
- a CDS encoding IS481-like element IS1121 family transposase translates to MSHGNARLTVHGRVLLVRRVVEDRRPVAHVARELGVSRQCAHRWVNRFRAEGLRGLTDRSSRPRSVPRRTSPERERAVLEARAQLRAGPARLAPVTGVPSRTISRILRRHGAPPLAWLDPVTGAVIRASRSTAHRYEHEHPGDLIHVDVKKLGRIPDGGGWRVHGRSEQVRGRGIGFDYVHAAVDDHTRLAYAEIHPDEKGATAAGFLTRAAAYFAGRGITRIERVITDNAFAYRHSTVFKNAVQDLGARQKFIRPHCPWQNGKVERFNRTLATEWAYRQPFTSNQHRADALDPFIEHYNTERIHSSHGLTPAARVSPTS, encoded by the coding sequence ATGTCCCACGGTAATGCTCGTCTGACGGTTCACGGGAGGGTTCTCCTCGTGCGGCGGGTGGTGGAGGATCGTCGGCCGGTCGCGCACGTCGCGCGGGAGCTGGGGGTGTCGCGGCAGTGCGCGCATCGATGGGTGAACCGGTTCCGTGCCGAGGGGCTGCGAGGGCTGACGGATCGGTCATCGCGGCCCCGGTCAGTACCGAGGCGAACGAGCCCGGAGCGGGAACGGGCCGTGCTGGAAGCGCGGGCCCAGTTGCGGGCGGGTCCTGCGCGGCTGGCTCCGGTGACAGGTGTTCCATCCCGTACGATCTCCCGGATCCTGCGCCGGCACGGGGCGCCGCCGTTGGCATGGTTGGACCCCGTCACCGGGGCCGTGATCCGGGCATCCCGGTCAACGGCGCACCGGTATGAGCACGAGCATCCGGGTGATCTGATCCACGTGGACGTGAAGAAGCTCGGGAGGATCCCGGACGGAGGCGGCTGGCGGGTCCACGGGCGCAGCGAGCAGGTCCGCGGCCGCGGGATCGGGTTCGATTACGTCCATGCCGCGGTCGATGACCACACCCGTCTCGCCTACGCGGAGATCCATCCCGATGAGAAAGGCGCGACCGCGGCCGGGTTCCTGACCCGCGCAGCGGCGTACTTCGCCGGGCGCGGGATCACCCGGATCGAGCGGGTCATCACGGACAACGCGTTCGCCTACCGGCACTCGACCGTGTTCAAGAACGCCGTCCAGGACCTGGGCGCGCGGCAGAAGTTCATCCGCCCGCACTGCCCCTGGCAGAACGGCAAGGTCGAGCGCTTCAACCGGACCCTCGCGACCGAGTGGGCCTACCGGCAACCCTTCACCAGCAACCAACACCGGGCCGACGCGCTTGACCCCTTCATCGAGCACTACAACACTGAACGAATCCACTCAAGCCACGGGCTCACGCCCGCGGCCCGAGTGTCACCAACGTCATGA
- a CDS encoding zinc-binding alcohol dehydrogenase family protein, with protein sequence MSTETAAWLASSAADLTVGSAPRTAPREGEVAVRVRAVAINPLDTMKQHMGDLMYRWLPHPAVLGEDVAGVIEEVGPGVTRFAVGDRVVAYAVGMEKGRRHAPEGGFQTRAIVRNNLAAPIPDAMRFEDAAVLPLGISTAASGLFGAGQLGLRMPDATTPPTGETVVVWGGSTSVGMNAIQLAVAAGYDVVTTASPRNHELVRSLGASRAFDYRSPTAVRDITAQLAESGRKVAGVLAIGTGSGAPAVDIAIASGATRVSMASPPVSFETLPRGGRVGLPLVRLGIRMGTATPALMLRARVRGIRASFIWGSALMHDGVGAMLWGRFLPAALAEGRYVAAPAAEVVGTGLEAIQPAMDRLRAGVSARKLVVAL encoded by the coding sequence GTGTCCACCGAAACCGCCGCCTGGCTCGCCTCGTCCGCCGCCGACCTCACCGTCGGGTCCGCGCCGCGCACCGCACCCCGGGAGGGCGAGGTCGCCGTCCGCGTCCGCGCCGTCGCGATCAACCCGCTCGACACCATGAAGCAGCACATGGGCGACCTCATGTACCGCTGGCTCCCGCACCCCGCGGTGCTGGGCGAGGACGTCGCGGGCGTCATCGAGGAGGTCGGCCCCGGCGTCACGCGCTTCGCCGTCGGCGACCGGGTCGTCGCGTACGCGGTGGGCATGGAGAAGGGGCGGCGGCACGCGCCCGAGGGCGGGTTCCAGACGCGCGCGATCGTGCGCAACAACCTCGCCGCGCCGATCCCGGACGCGATGCGCTTCGAGGACGCCGCCGTCCTCCCGCTCGGGATCTCGACCGCCGCGTCCGGCCTCTTCGGCGCCGGCCAGCTCGGCTTGCGCATGCCCGACGCGACCACGCCGCCGACGGGGGAGACCGTGGTGGTGTGGGGCGGATCCACGAGCGTCGGCATGAACGCGATCCAGCTCGCGGTCGCCGCCGGCTACGACGTCGTGACGACCGCGTCGCCGCGCAACCACGAGCTCGTGAGGAGCCTCGGCGCGAGCCGCGCGTTCGACTACCGCAGCCCGACGGCGGTCCGCGACATCACGGCGCAGCTCGCGGAGAGCGGCCGCAAGGTGGCGGGCGTGCTCGCGATCGGCACGGGATCCGGGGCGCCGGCCGTCGACATCGCCATCGCGAGCGGCGCGACGCGGGTCAGCATGGCGAGCCCGCCGGTGTCGTTCGAGACCCTGCCGCGCGGCGGCCGCGTGGGCCTGCCGCTCGTGCGCCTCGGGATCCGCATGGGCACGGCGACCCCGGCCCTGATGCTCCGCGCACGCGTCCGCGGGATCCGGGCGAGCTTCATCTGGGGCAGCGCGCTCATGCACGACGGCGTCGGCGCGATGCTCTGGGGGCGGTTCCTGCCGGCCGCGCTCGCCGAGGGCCGCTACGTGGCGGCGCCCGCAGCCGAGGTCGTCGGCACGGGGCTCGAGGCGATCCAGCCGGCGATGGACCGCCTGCGCGCGGGCGTCTCGGCACGGAAGCTCGTGGTCGCGCTCTAG
- a CDS encoding DUF2200 domain-containing protein, which produces MHRIFTTSFASVYVLYVKKVERKGRTRAEVDQVITWLTGFDAAELQHHLDAETTFEDFFAAARLTPLADEVRGVICGVRIEEIDDPLMKEIRILDRLVDEVARGRPMQKVLRGS; this is translated from the coding sequence ATGCACCGCATCTTCACGACGTCGTTCGCGTCGGTCTACGTGCTCTACGTGAAGAAGGTGGAACGGAAGGGACGCACGCGCGCGGAGGTCGACCAGGTCATCACCTGGCTCACCGGCTTCGACGCCGCGGAGCTCCAGCACCACCTCGACGCGGAGACCACGTTCGAGGACTTCTTCGCCGCCGCGCGCCTCACCCCGCTCGCCGACGAGGTCCGCGGCGTCATCTGCGGCGTCCGCATCGAGGAGATCGACGACCCGCTCATGAAGGAGATCCGGATCCTCGACCGGCTCGTGGACGAGGTGGCTCGCGGCCGGCCGATGCAGAAGGTGCTGCGCGGCAGCTAG
- a CDS encoding type II toxin-antitoxin system Phd/YefM family antitoxin has product MSEHDETSYLLRNPVGAKRLIESLERARREEFVERELIEPTDTEDPHDSGE; this is encoded by the coding sequence ATGTCCGAGCACGACGAGACCTCCTACCTGCTCCGGAACCCAGTCGGCGCGAAGCGACTGATCGAGTCGCTCGAGCGAGCGCGTCGCGAGGAGTTCGTCGAGCGCGAGCTGATCGAGCCGACGGATACCGAGGACCCGCACGACTCGGGGGAATAG
- a CDS encoding DUF2283 domain-containing protein, with amino-acid sequence METTIHSITTPGDRGEVALDFDADGRLLGVEVLHASAVLPAAVLADAVRIA; translated from the coding sequence GTGGAGACGACGATCCACTCCATCACGACGCCCGGCGACCGCGGCGAGGTCGCGCTCGACTTCGACGCCGACGGCCGCCTGCTCGGCGTCGAGGTGCTGCACGCGAGCGCGGTGCTGCCCGCGGCGGTGCTGGCGGATGCGGTGCGGATCGCCTAG
- a CDS encoding nitroreductase family protein, translating to MTLTESASPASTERTADTAVPIVRELDTRWSPRSFDATATVSDQQLDALLEAARWAPSGSNQQPRRFIVARRGTHAFDIIVDSLVGFNAAWAVNASALVVAIAETSTVEGEKRPYVAYDLGQAVAHLSVQAQAEGLHTHQMAGVEFDKLSAAFDLPENLQPLTVTAVGVVAPADALEGPLAERETAPRSRLPLSELVLVRE from the coding sequence ATGACCCTCACCGAGAGCGCCAGTCCCGCATCCACCGAGCGCACCGCCGACACGGCCGTGCCGATCGTGCGCGAGCTCGACACCCGCTGGAGCCCGCGCTCCTTCGACGCGACCGCGACCGTCTCCGACCAGCAGCTCGACGCGCTGCTCGAGGCCGCGCGCTGGGCGCCGTCCGGCAGCAACCAGCAGCCGCGCCGCTTCATCGTCGCCCGCCGCGGCACGCACGCGTTCGACATCATCGTCGACTCGCTCGTCGGCTTCAACGCGGCGTGGGCCGTCAACGCGTCGGCGCTCGTCGTCGCGATCGCCGAGACCTCCACGGTCGAGGGCGAGAAGCGCCCGTACGTGGCCTACGACCTCGGCCAGGCCGTCGCGCACCTCTCCGTGCAGGCGCAGGCCGAGGGCCTGCACACGCACCAGATGGCCGGCGTCGAGTTCGACAAGCTGTCCGCCGCGTTCGACCTGCCCGAGAACCTGCAGCCGCTCACGGTCACGGCGGTCGGCGTGGTCGCCCCCGCCGATGCGCTGGAGGGCCCGCTCGCCGAGCGCGAGACGGCGCCGCGCTCGCGCCTGCCGCTCTCGGAGCTGGTGCTCGTCCGCGAGTAG